One genomic region from Thermodesulfobacteriota bacterium encodes:
- the hypA gene encoding hydrogenase maturation nickel metallochaperone HypA, with translation MHELSIAQGILDIIQNEAEKNAIERISAVRLKLGKLTAVEPSSLSFCFELITKGTLAEGARLEIDTVPITGRCAQCGREFTLEDPFCNCPGCQGLKIDILTGREFYICEIESDD, from the coding sequence ATGCATGAACTATCCATCGCCCAGGGAATTCTTGACATCATCCAGAACGAGGCAGAGAAAAACGCCATTGAACGCATATCTGCCGTAAGGCTTAAACTGGGCAAGTTGACCGCCGTTGAACCCTCTTCCCTTTCTTTTTGTTTTGAGCTAATAACCAAAGGAACTCTGGCCGAAGGGGCAAGATTAGAGATAGATACCGTCCCGATCACCGGCCGCTGCGCCCAATGCGGAAGGGAATTTACATTAGAAGACCCTTTCTGCAACTGTCCGGGTTGTCAGGGTCTTAAAATCGACATCCTCACCGGTCGCGAATTTTACATTTGCGAGATCGAAAGCGATGATTAG
- the hypF gene encoding carbamoyltransferase HypF, with protein sequence MDQTADKEKVTRRIKATVHGIVQGVGFRPFIYQLARRYDLKGYVTNTSHGVDIDVEGESQAIDSFLKAIRSESPPLANITALEKSEHPPAGYGDFSIHESQASDGRSALISPDICVCDECLAELLDIKNRRYGYPFINCTNCGPRYTIIEDIPYDRPKTSMKSFPMCPECEAEYRDPLNRRFHAQPNACWTCGPRVTLYDANKNRVVCKDPVIQAANLLRQGKILAIKGLGGFHLVVDATIDETVRTLRQRKHREEKPLALMSPDVETIETYARVNSYESKVLLSPQRPIVLLKKRPRPAISAGVAPHNKYLGVMLPYTPLHYLLLKQGFVALVMTSGNLSEEPIAIGNDEAFRRLGHITDYFLMHDRDIYMRCDDSVVRVNRGKAHPVRRARGYVPMPIILKENMPEILACGAELKNTICLTKGQNTFLSQHIGDLENLETLESFTEVIEHLKRILEITPRIIAYDLHPEYLSTKYALAQNDLTKYGVQHHHAHIVSCMAEHGLNEEVIGLGMDGTGYGTDGAIWGGEILIARRDSFERAGHLDYVPLPGGAAAIKEPWRMAVSYLHEAYGEGFLNLDIPFVKNHDEKTLSLLAAAIKKKINTPLTSSCGRLFDGIAALLCLRDKVAYEGQAAVELEMSITGYGVAAYDYRIEKRDGKWAVDVRPIIEQVVTDIQKETKKGLIAHKFHHTLARMFTDICIKLRSERGLTKVALSGGVFQNMTLLSRLTSLLRRNRFKVYTHRMVPTNDGGISLGQAVAACAMEKKKGGEI encoded by the coding sequence ATGGATCAGACAGCAGACAAAGAAAAAGTAACCCGCCGGATTAAGGCCACCGTCCATGGAATAGTACAGGGCGTGGGGTTTCGTCCTTTTATTTATCAACTGGCGCGGCGGTACGACCTCAAGGGCTATGTAACCAATACCTCCCATGGCGTAGATATTGACGTCGAAGGAGAGTCCCAGGCCATAGACTCTTTTTTAAAGGCCATCCGCTCTGAATCCCCTCCCCTGGCCAATATCACCGCCCTGGAGAAATCCGAACATCCCCCGGCCGGATACGGCGATTTTAGCATCCATGAAAGTCAGGCTTCAGACGGCCGCTCCGCCCTTATCTCCCCGGACATCTGTGTCTGCGACGAGTGTCTGGCCGAACTTCTGGACATTAAAAACCGCCGCTATGGCTATCCCTTCATCAACTGCACCAATTGCGGGCCCCGCTATACCATTATCGAAGATATACCTTACGACCGCCCCAAGACCTCTATGAAGTCATTTCCCATGTGCCCGGAATGTGAGGCCGAATACCGCGACCCCCTTAACCGCCGTTTTCATGCCCAGCCCAATGCCTGCTGGACCTGCGGCCCCCGGGTAACTCTTTACGACGCGAATAAAAACCGTGTAGTATGCAAAGACCCTGTCATTCAAGCGGCTAATCTTCTCCGTCAAGGCAAGATACTGGCCATAAAAGGCCTGGGGGGATTTCACCTGGTAGTTGACGCCACAATAGACGAGACCGTGCGTACCCTTCGCCAACGCAAGCACCGTGAGGAAAAGCCGCTGGCCCTTATGTCTCCGGATGTTGAAACCATAGAAACCTACGCCCGGGTAAATTCTTACGAATCAAAGGTTCTCCTATCGCCTCAGCGCCCCATTGTCCTTTTAAAAAAGAGGCCGCGCCCTGCCATCTCTGCCGGGGTGGCCCCGCATAATAAATATTTGGGGGTCATGCTCCCCTACACACCCCTACATTACTTACTGCTGAAACAAGGGTTCGTGGCGCTGGTCATGACCAGCGGCAATCTGAGTGAAGAACCCATTGCCATCGGCAACGATGAGGCCTTCCGTCGCCTGGGCCATATTACAGACTACTTTCTTATGCACGACCGGGATATCTATATGCGCTGCGATGACTCGGTGGTGCGGGTTAATAGAGGAAAGGCCCACCCTGTCCGCCGGGCCCGCGGCTATGTCCCGATGCCGATAATACTTAAAGAAAATATGCCGGAAATTCTGGCCTGCGGGGCCGAATTAAAAAATACTATTTGCCTGACTAAAGGACAAAACACCTTTCTCAGCCAGCATATCGGTGACCTGGAAAACCTGGAGACCCTGGAATCTTTTACCGAGGTTATTGAACATCTCAAGCGCATCCTGGAAATCACCCCCCGGATCATTGCCTATGACCTCCACCCCGAATATTTAAGCACCAAATATGCCCTGGCCCAAAATGACCTGACCAAATACGGCGTCCAGCATCACCATGCCCATATTGTTAGTTGTATGGCCGAACATGGGTTAAATGAAGAGGTGATTGGTCTGGGTATGGATGGAACCGGCTATGGCACAGACGGCGCTATCTGGGGAGGCGAAATACTGATAGCCCGCCGGGACTCATTCGAGAGGGCCGGGCACCTGGATTACGTCCCCTTACCCGGCGGAGCCGCCGCTATCAAAGAGCCTTGGCGCATGGCGGTAAGTTATCTCCATGAAGCCTACGGTGAAGGCTTTCTCAATTTAGATATCCCCTTCGTGAAAAATCACGACGAAAAAACCCTATCCCTCTTAGCCGCAGCCATTAAGAAAAAAATTAACACCCCCCTGACATCGAGCTGCGGCCGTCTATTTGACGGTATCGCGGCCCTTTTGTGTTTGCGAGATAAGGTAGCCTATGAGGGACAGGCCGCCGTGGAATTGGAGATGTCCATTACCGGCTACGGAGTGGCGGCCTATGACTACCGCATAGAAAAAAGAGATGGCAAATGGGCTGTGGATGTCAGGCCGATTATTGAGCAAGTCGTGACGGACATACAGAAAGAGACAAAAAAGGGACTTATTGCCCATAAGTTTCACCACACCCTGGCCCGGATGTTTACAGATATATGTATAAAGCTGAGGAGTGAACGAGGCCTCACGAAAGTGGCCTTAAGCGGCGGTGTTTTCCAAAATATGACTCTCCTCTCAAGGCTGACAAGTCTCTTGCGGAGAAACCGTTTTAAGGTCTATACTCACCGCATGGTGCCGACAAATGACGGAGGAATATCCCTGGGTCAGGCCGTAGCGGCATGTGCTATGGAGAAGAAAAAGGGCGGTGAAATATAG
- a CDS encoding ATP-binding protein: protein MYKRAVFNVLFSRFTETRRFIQVLAGPRQTGKTTLARQVLESIAIPGHYASADEPALKDRIWIEQQWETARFKAGSTGEPRRALLVLDEIQKIPGWSESVKRLWDEDTASGIHLQVMILGSSPLLVQRGLTESLAGRFEVVPVTHWSFEEMHRAFGWDVDKFIFYGGYPGAAGLINDPQRWSRYVLESLIETTLSRDILLMTRVDKPALLRRLFELGCAYSGQILSYQKMLGQLQDAGNTTTLAHYLDLLSGAGLLTGLSKYAGQRVRQRASSPKLLVLNTALMTAQSHFTLSEAKQDTEFWGRLVESTVGAALANAIRGKNMELFYWASRNREIDYVLSRGKTIIAIEVKSSRKKGTLPGLEAFSSEFTVKKKLLVGGSGIPLQDFLLTPPENWYK, encoded by the coding sequence ATGTATAAGAGAGCGGTATTTAACGTCCTTTTCAGCAGGTTCACCGAGACGCGCCGGTTTATCCAGGTTTTGGCCGGCCCCCGCCAGACCGGGAAAACCACCCTGGCCCGGCAGGTACTTGAATCCATAGCCATTCCGGGCCATTATGCCTCAGCCGATGAGCCTGCGTTAAAGGATCGGATATGGATCGAACAACAATGGGAAACTGCACGTTTCAAGGCCGGATCTACGGGCGAACCCCGAAGGGCCTTATTGGTCTTGGATGAAATCCAAAAGATACCCGGGTGGTCTGAAAGCGTAAAACGCCTTTGGGATGAAGACACCGCCAGCGGCATCCATCTTCAGGTCATGATTCTTGGCTCCTCTCCCTTGCTCGTCCAGCGTGGGCTTACCGAGAGCCTTGCTGGCCGGTTCGAGGTTGTGCCGGTCACTCACTGGTCTTTTGAAGAGATGCACCGGGCGTTCGGATGGGATGTGGATAAATTCATTTTCTACGGCGGCTATCCAGGCGCAGCCGGTCTGATTAATGACCCCCAAAGATGGTCGCGTTATGTCTTGGAATCTCTTATTGAAACCACGCTTTCACGAGATATCTTATTGATGACGCGCGTGGATAAACCCGCTTTGCTGCGTCGTCTGTTTGAATTGGGTTGTGCCTATTCCGGCCAAATCCTCTCCTATCAAAAAATGCTCGGACAGCTTCAGGACGCAGGCAACACCACTACACTGGCTCATTATCTTGACCTTCTAAGCGGGGCCGGCTTATTGACGGGGTTGTCTAAATATGCGGGACAGCGTGTACGCCAAAGGGCTTCCAGCCCCAAACTGCTTGTATTGAATACGGCCCTTATGACCGCACAGTCCCATTTTACCTTAAGCGAGGCGAAGCAGGATACAGAATTCTGGGGACGCCTCGTGGAATCAACGGTTGGCGCAGCACTGGCTAATGCCATAAGAGGAAAGAACATGGAATTATTCTACTGGGCGAGCCGCAACCGCGAAATAGACTATGTGTTGAGCCGGGGCAAAACTATAATCGCTATCGAGGTAAAGAGCAGCCGGAAGAAGGGTACCCTGCCTGGGCTGGAGGCCTTTTCCAGTGAATTTACAGTTAAGAAAAAGCTGTTAGTGGGAGGCTCCGGCATCCCTCTGCAGGACTTTTTGTTGACACCACCGGAGAACTGGTACAAGTAG
- the radC gene encoding DNA repair protein RadC, with translation MDNTKEDVIGHRERLKERYLKNGAAGLQGYEVLELLLTYALARRDVKPLAKKLLKEFKSFRGVLSAAPDELQTIQGLGKHTAALIKLVRDCSDLYLKEEVMGKETISSPRALIDYCRSAMAGLKNEYFRCLFLNTKNKVLADEIIQEGTISQAVVYPRKIIERAIHHKATALIFVHNHPSGDVKPSSEDLSLTETLKKAAAAVGIAVHDHLIVGEDGCFSFREEGLL, from the coding sequence GTGGATAATACGAAAGAAGATGTTATCGGCCATCGCGAGCGGCTGAAGGAACGCTATCTTAAGAATGGTGCGGCCGGGCTTCAGGGCTATGAGGTACTGGAACTCCTCCTGACCTATGCCCTCGCCCGCCGCGATGTCAAACCTCTGGCCAAGAAACTGTTAAAGGAGTTCAAATCCTTTCGGGGCGTACTCAGCGCCGCGCCGGATGAGCTTCAGACCATCCAGGGGTTGGGTAAACACACCGCCGCACTAATCAAACTGGTCCGGGACTGCTCGGATCTTTACCTAAAAGAAGAAGTCATGGGGAAAGAGACCATCTCCTCGCCCCGGGCCCTTATCGATTATTGCCGGTCGGCCATGGCCGGTCTCAAAAACGAGTATTTTCGCTGCCTGTTTCTCAACACCAAAAACAAGGTGCTGGCCGATGAAATAATACAGGAAGGAACCATCAGTCAGGCCGTGGTCTATCCCCGCAAGATAATAGAAAGGGCCATCCACCATAAGGCCACCGCCTTGATCTTCGTACACAACCACCCCAGCGGTGACGTAAAACCCTCCAGTGAAGACCTGTCCCTGACGGAGACCTTAAAGAAAGCGGCCGCGGCTGTAGGCATCGCCGTCCACGACCATTTAATTGTAGGCGAAGACGGGTGTTTCAGCTTCCGGGAAGAGGGGCTGCTGTAA
- the hypB gene encoding hydrogenase nickel incorporation protein HypB, whose amino-acid sequence MKVSVVRNILEANEAIAQKNRKLFKGKGIFTINLMSSPGAGKTTLLENTVEALKDRLRMAVIEGDIQSSVDARRIAKKGVQAIQINTDGGCHLDANMIQNVLAHLDLDNLDLLIVENVGNLVCPAEFDIGENVKTMILSVTEGDDKPLKYPVMFRESTVLLINKIDLLPYTNCKINNIKKAVLKLNPKIKIFEVSCRTGEGLENWYKWIRQQTKKK is encoded by the coding sequence TTGAAGGTATCCGTCGTCCGCAATATCCTGGAGGCCAACGAGGCCATTGCCCAAAAGAATAGAAAATTATTCAAGGGAAAAGGCATATTCACCATAAATCTCATGAGTTCACCTGGCGCGGGGAAAACCACCCTTTTGGAAAATACGGTCGAAGCGCTGAAGGACAGATTGCGTATGGCGGTAATAGAAGGGGATATACAATCCTCGGTCGATGCCAGGCGCATAGCCAAAAAAGGGGTTCAGGCCATACAGATTAACACTGACGGAGGTTGCCACCTGGACGCCAACATGATTCAGAATGTCCTCGCCCACCTGGACCTGGATAACCTTGACCTCCTTATCGTAGAAAACGTGGGGAACCTGGTATGCCCGGCGGAGTTTGACATAGGTGAAAACGTGAAGACCATGATCCTGAGCGTGACCGAAGGCGACGATAAGCCGCTCAAATATCCGGTCATGTTCCGTGAATCAACGGTCCTTTTAATAAACAAGATCGACCTCCTGCCATACACAAACTGCAAGATAAACAATATAAAGAAGGCCGTCCTTAAACTGAACCCAAAGATAAAGATATTCGAGGTCTCCTGCCGCACCGGAGAGGGCCTGGAAAACTGGTATAAATGGATCAGACAGCAGACAAAGAAAAAGTAA